In Natator depressus isolate rNatDep1 chromosome 9, rNatDep2.hap1, whole genome shotgun sequence, a single genomic region encodes these proteins:
- the C9H3orf33 gene encoding protein C3orf33 homolog isoform X2: MAIAGVILFAKSIKLTTKFTSALDIPVEFIEKNVKLRGRLCHITEKGLEVEHVPISLPFLSSLQRKWQSNGVLLVRLAGVELTPNAMAWLQKELKPAQMMWFQLLGREDLVLDCLILVNKGRFFSVCLNEEILRQGLGKTTRIEGLYHDSPLYWKLHKRLLQAELKALKKNKGIWKEESYVEKLKDHISNNRFVQKLKQFANWLRIRI, from the exons ATGGCAATAGCTGGAGTCATTTTATTTGCAAAGAGTATTAAATTG ACAACAAAATTTACGAGTGCTTTGGATATACCAGTAGAATTTATAGAAAAGAATGTGAAACTACGAGGAAGGTTATGTCACATAACTGAGAAAGGACTAGAAGTTGAACATGTTCCCATTAGCCTTCCTTTCCTGTCatcattacagagaaaat GGCAATCAAATGGTGTTTTGCTGGTCAGACTTGCTGGAGTGGAGCTGACACCGAATGCTATGGCCTGGTTACAGAAAGAGTTAAAACCTGCACAAATGATGTGGTTCCAGCTTCTTGGAAGGGAGGATTTGGTGCTTGATTGCCTCATTTTAGTAAATAAG GGTAGATTTTTCAGTGTGTGCCTGAATGAAGAGATCTTGAGACAAGGGCTTGGCAAAACAACTCGTATTGAAGGACTATATCATGACTCTCCATTATACTGGAAGCTTCACAAAAGACTACTTCAAGCAGAACTAAAAGCCCTGAAGAAAAATAAGGGAATATGGAAAGAAGAAAGTTATGTTGAAAAACTTAAAGATCATATAAGTAATAATAGATTTGTACAGAAGTTGAAACAATTTGCAAACTGGCTACGAATACGTATTTAA